A DNA window from Micromonospora inyonensis contains the following coding sequences:
- a CDS encoding NUDIX hydrolase produces MIPRSRAVARAVVYRTFYRLPVSLRRRLVRLAVPKYIVGAVTLVRDTEADGAGRLLLLRQPPGHSWTLPAGLLRRGEAPVVGAARELAEESGIRLSPDQLRPAVPNAVVHALGWVDVVFEAEVPASRTELVVDGAEVFEAAWHPLDDLPRLSRATARLLGYYGIGPLAGQAPPDGRPAT; encoded by the coding sequence ATGATCCCCCGCTCCCGTGCGGTCGCTCGGGCCGTCGTCTACCGGACCTTCTACCGCCTGCCGGTGTCCCTGCGCCGGCGGCTGGTCCGGCTGGCCGTGCCGAAGTACATCGTCGGCGCGGTCACCCTGGTCCGGGACACCGAGGCGGACGGCGCGGGTCGCCTCCTGCTGCTGCGCCAGCCTCCCGGCCACAGCTGGACCCTCCCCGCCGGGCTGCTGCGCCGGGGCGAGGCCCCGGTGGTGGGCGCGGCCCGCGAGCTGGCCGAGGAGTCCGGAATCCGGCTCTCCCCCGACCAGCTACGCCCCGCCGTACCGAACGCCGTGGTACATGCCCTGGGTTGGGTGGACGTGGTCTTCGAGGCGGAGGTACCGGCGTCGCGGACCGAACTGGTGGTCGACGGCGCGGAGGTCTTCGAGGCCGCCTGGCACCCGCTGGACGACCTGCCCCGACTGAGCCGGGCCACCGCCCGGTTGCTCGGGTACTACGGCATCGGACCGCTGGCCGGGCAGGCCCCGCCGGACGGGCGGCCCGCGACGTGA
- a CDS encoding RelA/SpoT family protein, whose product MDVDAGHGAALGGALPTSAGELPLARRLRSLLSWPTTDNDPVNPLVRTHRGIHPGADTAVLRKAYSIAENMHRGQFRKSGEPYITHPLAVAEICADLGMDTTTLVAALLHDTVEDTRYTLQALAEDFGPEVAHLVDGVTKFDKAFYGKAAEAETTRKMIIAAGKDVRVLIIKLADRLHNMRTLGVRSAASRNRIATKTLDVLVPLCDRLGIQALKRELDDVVLLHLQPEEYTRIQRHVHDRPGWDAYLREVVARTRVALRRSKVDAAVAPRPRHLYSIWKDTVARGHTVPFDLPRIAIVVDGPATDCYAALGAVHGLWRPVPGRFKDFIASPKNNLYRSLHTTVCGPQDRTVEVLIRTEEMHRLAEYGVAADFRFPRTDGTAVRARQLDWLRRVLDWEQDAPDPNQFLHTLRCDLAEAQIQVFAEGRQVVLPAGATPVDLAYELSTERGDRCLAAKINGRLAPLSSELEEGDVVEIFTETDDNAFDALAAPRGPRREWLDFVKSPHAQMQINRWFAEHTEPGISIADKVRLGRATIGLALRKHDRGLASDLPLLRLSEELGYPDLETMLVAVFDRVLDPDTVVTQLIDLVDHRQ is encoded by the coding sequence GTGGACGTCGACGCCGGACACGGCGCCGCCCTGGGGGGCGCCCTTCCCACATCCGCCGGCGAACTGCCGCTGGCCCGCCGACTGCGATCCCTGCTCTCCTGGCCGACCACCGACAACGATCCGGTCAACCCGCTGGTCCGGACGCACCGTGGCATCCACCCCGGCGCGGACACGGCGGTGCTGCGCAAGGCGTACTCGATCGCGGAGAACATGCACCGCGGCCAGTTCCGCAAGAGTGGCGAGCCGTACATCACCCACCCGTTGGCGGTCGCGGAGATCTGCGCCGACCTCGGCATGGACACCACCACGCTGGTCGCCGCGCTGCTGCACGACACCGTGGAGGACACCCGCTACACGCTCCAGGCGCTCGCCGAGGACTTCGGTCCCGAGGTGGCCCACCTGGTCGACGGGGTGACGAAGTTCGACAAGGCGTTCTACGGCAAGGCCGCCGAGGCGGAGACCACCCGCAAGATGATCATCGCGGCCGGCAAGGACGTCCGGGTGCTGATCATCAAGCTGGCCGACCGGCTGCACAACATGCGCACCCTCGGCGTCCGCTCGGCGGCGTCGCGCAACCGGATCGCCACCAAGACCCTCGACGTGCTGGTGCCGCTCTGCGACCGGCTCGGCATCCAGGCCCTCAAACGGGAGCTGGACGACGTGGTGCTGCTGCACCTTCAGCCCGAGGAGTACACCCGCATCCAACGCCACGTGCACGACCGGCCGGGCTGGGACGCCTACCTGCGCGAGGTGGTCGCCCGGACCCGGGTGGCGCTGCGCCGCAGCAAGGTGGACGCCGCGGTCGCCCCCCGCCCGCGCCACCTCTACTCGATCTGGAAGGACACCGTGGCCCGTGGCCACACCGTCCCGTTCGACCTGCCCCGGATCGCGATCGTGGTGGACGGCCCGGCCACCGACTGCTACGCGGCGCTCGGCGCGGTGCACGGCCTCTGGCGGCCGGTACCGGGCCGGTTCAAGGACTTCATCGCCTCCCCGAAGAACAACCTCTACCGGTCGCTGCACACCACCGTGTGCGGCCCGCAGGACCGCACGGTCGAGGTGCTGATCCGCACCGAGGAGATGCACCGCCTGGCCGAGTACGGCGTCGCCGCCGACTTCCGCTTTCCCCGTACCGACGGGACGGCGGTACGCGCCCGGCAACTGGACTGGCTACGTCGGGTGCTGGACTGGGAGCAGGACGCCCCCGACCCCAACCAGTTCCTCCACACGCTGCGGTGCGACCTCGCCGAAGCCCAGATCCAGGTCTTCGCCGAGGGGCGACAGGTGGTGCTGCCGGCTGGGGCCACCCCGGTCGACCTGGCGTACGAGCTGAGCACCGAGCGGGGCGACCGATGTCTCGCCGCCAAGATCAATGGTCGACTCGCGCCGCTCTCCTCCGAACTCGAGGAGGGCGACGTGGTGGAGATCTTCACCGAGACCGACGACAACGCCTTCGACGCACTGGCCGCCCCCCGGGGTCCCCGCCGCGAGTGGCTGGACTTCGTCAAGTCGCCACACGCCCAGATGCAGATCAACCGGTGGTTCGCCGAGCACACCGAACCGGGCATCTCGATCGCTGACAAGGTCCGCCTGGGCCGGGCCACCATCGGGCTGGCGTTGCGCAAACACGACCGGGGCCTCGCCAGCGACCTGCCGCTGCTACGCCTCTCCGAGGAACTGGGCTACCCCGACCTGGAGACGATGCTGGTCGCCGTCTTCGACCGGGTGCTCGACCCGGACACCGTGGTCACGCAGCTCATCGACCTGGTCGACCACCGACAGTAG
- a CDS encoding DEDD exonuclease domain-containing protein yields the protein MTAGEYVQETLAGLGPTGDGVDPALPLHAVTFVVVDLETTGGPPDGGGITEIGAVKVRGGEELGVLGTLVNPGQPIPAFITVLTGITEAMLLPAPPIETALPTFLEFLADAVLVAHNAPYDVGFLKAACARHGYRWPNPRVLDTAALARRVLTRDEVPNRKLGTLAAYFRTATQPTHRALDDARATVDVLHGLIGRLGGHRVHTLGEAIEFARAVTPTQRRKRYLADGLPKAPGVYIFRAADDRPLYVGTSGDIATRVRSYFTAAEKRARMSEMLGAAERVEAIECAHSLEAEVRELRLIAAHAPPYNRRSKFPERMLWLKLTGGPYPRLSVVREIGPADEAYLGPFGSRRSAELAAAAFHDALPLRQCTHRLSLRVVTPACALAELGRCPAPCEHRITPEEYDHRAAAPFRAATAADPQPVVDALLARIEALAGAQRYEEAAVVRSRLAAALRATVRMQRLAGLTRIAELAAAHPAPGGGWELALVRHGRLAGAGVSPPGVHPRPTLQVIRATAETVSPGHGPVPAATAEETERILSWLERPETRLVESSAGWSSPVAGAARFRALLEKADQAVSAQLSTERP from the coding sequence GTGACCGCAGGGGAATACGTGCAGGAGACGCTGGCCGGGCTGGGCCCGACCGGCGACGGGGTGGATCCCGCGCTCCCCCTGCACGCGGTGACCTTCGTCGTGGTCGACCTGGAGACCACCGGCGGCCCGCCGGACGGCGGCGGGATCACCGAGATCGGCGCGGTGAAGGTACGCGGCGGCGAGGAACTGGGCGTGCTCGGCACCCTGGTGAACCCCGGTCAGCCGATCCCGGCGTTCATCACCGTGCTCACCGGCATCACCGAGGCGATGCTGCTGCCGGCGCCCCCGATCGAGACGGCGCTGCCGACGTTCCTGGAGTTCCTCGCCGACGCGGTGCTGGTGGCCCACAACGCCCCGTACGACGTCGGGTTCCTCAAGGCCGCCTGCGCCAGGCACGGCTACCGCTGGCCCAACCCCCGGGTGCTCGACACGGCCGCGCTCGCCCGGCGGGTGCTGACCCGCGACGAGGTGCCCAACCGGAAGCTGGGCACGCTGGCCGCGTACTTCCGCACCGCCACCCAGCCCACCCACCGGGCGCTCGACGACGCCCGGGCGACGGTGGACGTGCTGCACGGGCTGATCGGCCGGCTCGGCGGGCACCGGGTGCACACCCTGGGCGAGGCGATCGAGTTCGCCCGGGCGGTCACCCCCACCCAGCGCCGCAAGCGCTACCTCGCCGACGGGCTGCCCAAGGCCCCCGGGGTCTACATCTTCCGGGCCGCCGACGACCGTCCCCTCTACGTCGGCACCTCCGGCGACATCGCGACCCGGGTGCGCAGCTACTTCACCGCCGCGGAGAAGCGGGCCCGGATGTCGGAGATGCTCGGCGCCGCCGAACGGGTCGAGGCGATCGAGTGCGCGCACTCCCTGGAGGCCGAGGTGCGCGAGCTGCGGCTGATCGCCGCACACGCTCCGCCGTACAACCGGCGGTCGAAGTTCCCGGAGCGGATGCTGTGGCTCAAGCTCACCGGCGGGCCGTACCCGCGACTGTCGGTGGTCCGGGAGATCGGCCCGGCCGACGAGGCGTACCTTGGGCCGTTCGGCTCCCGCCGGTCCGCGGAACTGGCGGCGGCGGCCTTCCACGACGCGCTGCCGCTGCGCCAGTGCACCCACCGCCTCTCGCTGCGCGTGGTGACGCCGGCCTGCGCACTGGCCGAGCTGGGTCGCTGCCCGGCGCCCTGCGAGCACCGGATCACCCCCGAGGAGTACGACCACCGCGCGGCGGCGCCGTTCCGCGCCGCCACCGCCGCCGACCCCCAGCCGGTGGTGGACGCGCTGCTGGCCCGGATCGAGGCGCTCGCCGGGGCGCAGCGGTACGAGGAGGCGGCGGTGGTCCGCTCGCGGCTGGCGGCGGCACTCCGGGCGACCGTACGGATGCAGCGGTTGGCCGGGCTGACCCGGATCGCCGAGCTGGCCGCCGCCCACCCCGCGCCCGGCGGCGGCTGGGAGCTGGCCCTGGTACGGCACGGCCGGCTCGCCGGAGCCGGCGTCTCCCCGCCCGGTGTCCACCCGCGACCGACGTTGCAGGTGATCCGGGCCACTGCCGAGACGGTCTCCCCCGGGCATGGTCCGGTCCCCGCGGCCACCGCCGAGGAGACCGAGCGCATTCTGTCCTGGTTGGAGCGACCGGAGACCAGGCTGGTGGAGTCCTCCGCCGGTTGGTCCTCTCCGGTGGCCGGCGCGGCCCGGTTCCGGGCCCTGCTGGAGAAGGCAGATCAGGCGGTGTCGGCCCAACTATCGACCGAACGCCCATGA